A genomic segment from Stenotrophomonas maltophilia encodes:
- a CDS encoding amidohydrolase family protein produces MDAARASPRSARRRRWPIVLAILLLAPPLLFTAALLWPLPAPPLPDPGNSRVIVNARVVDVVHGRVSESTTVTIRNGTITAIGEAPRETTLPVLDAGGRWLLPGFWDMHTHALQLSPQLQFPLMLANGITGTRDMMDCPQATDPLIACVADKRRWSEQAIAGQQVAPRFVQIASFYFEDPSLAPEAAAARARTYSARGVDALKVYNRLRADTYQRLATEAQQLRHPLVGHLPRAVPLEDAVQAGQRSFEHAHLFVRHCFDNAAAWRGGTFDGEDPTMLAERMVASYQPARCNKAFGLMQASGAAFVPTHVTREEDARARDPTFVDDPRLAYLDPLSRWAWRDDLQATVARYPGPRGETALKAYFEHGLVLTGAAHRAGVTVLVGTDTGLGGFRYHDEMQWLRQAGLSQADVLRAATQQAARHLQLQASHGSVEIGKAADLVLLDGNPLHDIANTRRVHAVLLAGHLYDRPRLDALLAYARRQARSPAVMARLLWGFITSPVSAEL; encoded by the coding sequence ATGGATGCAGCACGCGCGTCGCCCCGTTCCGCCCGCCGTCGGCGATGGCCGATCGTCCTGGCCATCCTGCTGCTGGCGCCGCCATTGCTGTTCACCGCCGCCCTGCTCTGGCCGCTGCCGGCACCGCCGTTGCCCGATCCGGGTAACAGCCGCGTGATCGTCAACGCGCGGGTGGTGGACGTCGTGCACGGGCGGGTCAGCGAATCGACCACGGTGACGATACGCAACGGCACCATCACCGCCATTGGCGAAGCTCCACGGGAGACCACGTTGCCGGTGCTTGATGCCGGTGGCCGCTGGCTGCTGCCCGGCTTCTGGGACATGCACACCCATGCATTGCAGTTGTCGCCGCAGCTGCAGTTCCCGCTGATGCTGGCCAACGGCATCACCGGTACCCGCGACATGATGGACTGCCCGCAGGCCACCGATCCACTGATCGCCTGCGTGGCCGACAAGCGCCGCTGGTCCGAGCAGGCCATTGCCGGGCAACAGGTCGCACCGCGCTTCGTGCAGATCGCCAGTTTCTACTTCGAGGATCCATCACTCGCGCCGGAGGCTGCCGCTGCGCGTGCGCGTACGTACAGCGCGCGAGGTGTCGACGCGTTGAAGGTCTACAACCGGCTGCGTGCGGACACCTACCAGCGGCTGGCCACCGAGGCACAGCAGCTGCGCCATCCGCTGGTCGGCCACCTGCCCAGGGCGGTGCCTCTGGAAGACGCGGTACAGGCAGGCCAGCGCAGCTTCGAACACGCCCATCTGTTCGTGCGCCACTGCTTCGACAACGCGGCGGCATGGCGCGGTGGCACGTTCGACGGCGAAGACCCGACCATGCTGGCCGAACGCATGGTTGCCAGCTATCAGCCCGCCCGCTGCAACAAGGCATTCGGTTTGATGCAGGCCAGCGGTGCCGCGTTCGTGCCGACCCATGTCACCCGCGAAGAAGATGCACGTGCACGCGACCCCACCTTCGTCGACGATCCGCGCCTGGCCTATCTGGATCCGCTCTCACGCTGGGCGTGGCGTGATGACCTGCAGGCCACCGTGGCGCGCTACCCCGGCCCGCGCGGTGAAACTGCGCTGAAGGCCTACTTTGAGCACGGGTTGGTGCTGACTGGTGCCGCGCATCGCGCAGGCGTCACCGTGCTGGTCGGCACCGATACCGGGCTGGGCGGCTTCCGCTACCACGATGAAATGCAGTGGCTGCGGCAAGCGGGCCTGAGTCAGGCCGACGTACTGCGTGCAGCCACGCAGCAGGCCGCGCGCCATCTGCAGCTGCAGGCGTCACATGGCAGCGTCGAGATCGGCAAAGCCGCAGACCTGGTGTTGCTCGATGGCAACCCGCTGCACGACATCGCCAATACCCGCCGCGTGCATGCGGTGCTGCTGGCCGGCCACCTCTATGACCGCCCGCGGTTGGATGCGCTGCTGGCCTATGCGCGCAGGCAGGCACGCTCGCCCGCCGTGATGGCACGCCTGCTGTGGGGCTTCATCACCAGCCCGGTCAGTGCCGAGCTGTAG
- a CDS encoding DUF3228 family protein, whose protein sequence is MSIVLTDFARPRLFPRVPRGNTIQDCTAEQFEAHLNAHAPLKVLDGYAPFCKLFVYENWTSTRCLTVPVTEANRHLLRSGYEARNREELPVLVRWFEGVESPRANYLVVILYSAGQLAKEGSPIEADWGIVGCIYTAEPEEVPMAPITMMRNALGVEEGGSGVPLDREAYRRSVEFWENNANWRP, encoded by the coding sequence ATGTCCATCGTCCTCACCGATTTCGCCCGTCCTCGCCTGTTCCCGCGCGTGCCGCGCGGCAACACCATCCAGGACTGCACTGCCGAGCAGTTCGAGGCACACCTCAATGCGCACGCGCCGCTGAAGGTGCTCGACGGCTACGCCCCGTTCTGCAAGTTGTTCGTCTATGAGAACTGGACCAGCACGCGCTGCCTGACGGTGCCGGTCACCGAGGCCAACCGCCATCTGCTGCGCAGCGGCTACGAAGCGCGCAATCGCGAGGAACTGCCGGTACTGGTGCGCTGGTTCGAGGGCGTGGAATCGCCGCGTGCGAATTACCTGGTGGTGATCCTGTACAGCGCCGGGCAGTTGGCGAAGGAAGGTTCACCGATCGAGGCCGACTGGGGCATCGTCGGCTGCATCTACACCGCCGAACCGGAAGAGGTACCGATGGCGCCGATCACCATGATGCGCAATGCGCTGGGCGTGGAGGAGGGCGGCTCCGGCGTGCCGCTGGACCGCGAGGCCTACCGGCGTTCCGTCGAGTTCTGGGAGAACAACGCCAACTGGCGGCCGTAA
- a CDS encoding energy transducer TonB: MAVWARMILVLLAGTLPATPALAAKPSVGTACSPLAAVPALRDAEVTALSMQPEDGRCVVEVKAANGKALLRQQQMLEVLTQHACAAPAEVSVEDTRLSLQLRLPKHCAARGSRDLFAGEGVAWKPARGVSPHYPPAAMQQGLSGRSLLKALIDAQGTVAAVIVETSSGHALLDDAAVDELRGWPFVRAEAESTVPELTIVRVPMRYALVE; the protein is encoded by the coding sequence ATGGCGGTCTGGGCAAGGATGATTCTGGTGTTGCTGGCGGGCACGTTGCCCGCCACCCCTGCACTGGCAGCGAAGCCATCTGTCGGCACTGCATGCTCGCCGTTGGCGGCCGTTCCCGCGCTGCGCGATGCGGAGGTGACCGCATTGTCGATGCAGCCCGAGGACGGTCGTTGCGTGGTGGAGGTGAAGGCGGCCAACGGCAAGGCGTTGCTTCGGCAGCAGCAGATGCTGGAGGTGCTTACGCAACACGCCTGCGCGGCGCCGGCGGAGGTGAGCGTGGAGGACACGCGGCTATCCCTGCAGCTGCGCCTACCGAAACACTGCGCGGCGCGCGGCAGCCGCGATCTGTTCGCGGGCGAGGGTGTTGCGTGGAAGCCGGCACGCGGCGTGTCGCCGCACTATCCGCCGGCGGCCATGCAGCAGGGACTTTCCGGGCGCAGCCTGCTGAAGGCATTGATTGATGCGCAGGGGACGGTTGCCGCCGTGATCGTGGAGACATCCAGCGGGCATGCGCTGCTGGATGACGCGGCGGTGGACGAGCTGCGTGGCTGGCCTTTCGTCCGTGCCGAAGCAGAGAGCACAGTGCCGGAGTTGACCATCGTGCGGGTACCGATGCGGTACGCGCTGGTGGAGTGA
- the ybaK gene encoding Cys-tRNA(Pro) deacylase, whose product MTPAINLLKREKIAHTVRSYVHDAHAESYGGEAVDKLGLDPAKVFKTLLASTEAHELLVAIVPVAGQLDLKALAEAAGCKKCEMAAADAAQRATGYLVGGISPLGQKKRLRTFLDASAQALPALHVSAGRRGLEVELAPADLLRLTAGHYAAIGKAR is encoded by the coding sequence ATGACCCCGGCCATCAACCTGCTGAAGCGCGAGAAGATCGCCCACACCGTGCGCAGCTACGTGCACGACGCCCATGCCGAATCCTATGGCGGCGAAGCCGTCGACAAGCTCGGCCTCGACCCTGCCAAGGTGTTCAAGACCCTGCTGGCCAGCACTGAAGCGCACGAACTGCTGGTGGCAATCGTGCCGGTCGCCGGCCAGCTCGACCTGAAGGCGCTGGCCGAAGCCGCCGGCTGCAAGAAATGCGAGATGGCCGCTGCCGATGCCGCACAGCGCGCGACCGGCTACCTGGTCGGGGGCATCAGCCCGCTGGGGCAGAAGAAGCGCCTGCGCACGTTCCTGGACGCCAGCGCGCAGGCATTGCCCGCGCTGCATGTCAGCGCCGGTCGCCGCGGCCTGGAAGTGGAACTGGCACCGGCCGATCTGCTGCGGCTGACCGCCGGCCACTACGCGGCAATCGGCAAGGCACGCTGA
- the ahcY gene encoding adenosylhomocysteinase codes for MNAVAKTFSTEGDYKIRDITLADWGRKELDIAEHEMPGLMSIRRKYQAELPLKGVRVTGSLHMTIQTAVLIETLKDIGADVRWASCNIFSTQDHAAAAIAATGTPVFAWKGETLEEYWDCTLDALTFTLADGTLTGPELVVDDGGDVTLLIHKGYELENGSDWVNTASASHEEQVIKNLLKRVAKERPGYWGRVVKDWKGVSEETTTGVHRLYQLAQAGTLLIPAINVNDSVTKSKFDNLYGCRESLADGLKRAMDVMLAGKVAVVCGYGDVGKGCAASLRAYGARVIVTEIDPICALQAAMEGYEVNTIESTLGRADLYVTTTGNKDIIRIEHLSAMKDQAIVCNIGHFDNEIQVDALVSFAGIKHVNIKPQVDKYIFPNGNAIFLLAEGRLVNLGCATGHPSFVMSNSFANQTLAQIDLWANKDSYEKKVYLLPKKLDEEVARLHLEKIGVKLTTLSQEQADYIGVPVEGPFKPDHYRY; via the coding sequence ATGAATGCTGTTGCCAAGACCTTCTCCACCGAAGGTGATTACAAGATCCGCGATATCACGCTGGCCGACTGGGGCCGCAAGGAACTGGACATCGCCGAGCACGAAATGCCGGGCCTGATGTCGATCCGCCGCAAGTACCAGGCCGAGCTGCCGCTGAAGGGCGTGCGCGTGACCGGCTCGCTGCACATGACCATCCAGACCGCCGTGCTGATCGAGACCCTGAAGGACATCGGCGCCGACGTGCGCTGGGCCTCGTGCAACATCTTCTCGACCCAGGACCACGCGGCTGCCGCCATCGCCGCCACCGGCACCCCGGTGTTCGCCTGGAAGGGCGAGACCCTGGAAGAGTACTGGGACTGCACCCTGGACGCGCTGACCTTCACCCTGGCCGACGGCACCCTGACCGGCCCGGAACTGGTGGTCGACGATGGTGGTGACGTGACCCTGCTGATCCACAAGGGCTACGAGCTGGAAAACGGCAGCGACTGGGTCAACACCGCGTCCGCCTCGCACGAAGAACAGGTCATCAAGAACCTGCTCAAGCGCGTCGCCAAGGAGCGCCCGGGTTACTGGGGCCGCGTGGTCAAGGACTGGAAGGGCGTCTCCGAAGAGACCACCACCGGCGTGCACCGCCTGTACCAGCTGGCCCAGGCCGGCACCCTGCTGATCCCGGCGATCAACGTCAACGACTCGGTCACCAAGAGCAAGTTCGACAACCTGTACGGCTGCCGCGAGTCGCTGGCCGACGGCCTGAAGCGCGCGATGGACGTGATGCTGGCCGGCAAGGTCGCCGTGGTCTGCGGCTACGGCGACGTCGGCAAGGGCTGCGCCGCCTCGCTGCGTGCCTACGGCGCGCGCGTGATCGTCACCGAGATCGACCCGATCTGCGCCCTGCAGGCAGCGATGGAAGGCTATGAAGTCAACACCATCGAATCGACCCTGGGCCGTGCCGACCTGTACGTCACCACCACCGGCAACAAGGACATCATCCGCATCGAGCACCTGAGCGCGATGAAGGACCAGGCCATCGTCTGCAACATCGGCCACTTCGACAACGAGATCCAGGTCGATGCACTGGTGTCCTTCGCCGGCATCAAGCACGTCAACATCAAGCCGCAGGTGGACAAGTACATCTTCCCGAACGGTAATGCGATCTTCCTGCTGGCCGAAGGCCGCCTGGTGAACCTGGGCTGCGCCACCGGCCACCCGAGCTTCGTGATGTCCAACAGCTTCGCCAACCAGACCCTGGCACAGATCGACCTGTGGGCGAACAAGGACAGCTACGAGAAGAAGGTCTACCTGCTGCCGAAGAAGCTGGACGAAGAAGTGGCTCGCCTGCACCTGGAAAAGATCGGCGTGAAGCTGACCACCCTGAGCCAGGAACAGGCCGACTACATCGGCGTGCCGGTGGAAGGCCCGTTCAAGCCGGACCACTACCGCTACTGA
- a CDS encoding S9 family peptidase, with translation MSMHARRTRRWTGLVLSMGLLAVAPLAWAAAPQPTAAQAQGVNGYELPSAALQAVVDAPRAPSLYLSPRRDVAALMQMPSLPSIQVVAQPELKLAGLRINPRTFSDSRFSFGEKLWLMNVADGKERPISGLPAKLSIASVMWSPDQKWLAFNQVDAASGANELWLVDVAGGSARRLVAGLNTVIGSGYQWLPDSRGLVVFTRPANLGAAPAADGIPTGPAVQQTSQGGGVVSIRTYQDLLKNEADARQFDYYATTQPLEVSLNGTTRAIGAAGIFMGFSVSPDGRFVLRQPVQRPYSYVVPVSSFPRRIEVIDRASGKLVHTVAVRPLVEGLPTGNDAEVTGVRDIGWRGDAEATLVWAEAQDGGDPNKDAKVRDAVLMQAAPFDKPPVTLAQLGSRLAGISWGRGDLALLTESWWKTRRTKTWLIAPDNASAEPRLLWDRDAQDRYADPGRPLLASDERGRSLLQTSPDGSSLYLAGAGASPEGDRPFVDRLDIATGKATRLFHSQAPSYSLPVALLDNQGSSLLLSRESPDEPANFYVQSLADAATQPRALTHFAHPLPQLKGVQKEQIRYKRKDGVDLTATLLLPPGYDPKRDGPRPLLMWAYPGEFKSAAAASQVTDSPYRFNAVSYWGPQAFLAKGYVVLASPSMPIIGEGDKEPNDTYIEQLVANAQAAVDEVVRRGVTDRDHIAIGGHSYGAFMTANLLAHTRLFKAGIARSGAYNRTLTPFGFQAEERNYWQAQDVYQKMAPFNYADRIKDPILFIHGVDDNNSGTFPIQSERMFAAVKGLGGTARLVMLPNESHAYRARESIMTMLAESERWLEQTIGPAEQSKAKKKR, from the coding sequence ATGAGCATGCACGCGCGCCGTACGCGGCGCTGGACCGGCCTGGTCCTGTCGATGGGACTGCTGGCGGTGGCCCCGCTGGCCTGGGCAGCAGCGCCGCAGCCCACGGCCGCACAGGCCCAGGGCGTCAACGGCTACGAACTGCCCTCGGCGGCGTTGCAGGCGGTGGTCGATGCGCCGCGTGCGCCGTCGTTGTACCTGTCGCCACGCCGCGACGTGGCCGCGTTGATGCAGATGCCGTCGCTGCCGTCGATCCAGGTGGTGGCGCAGCCGGAACTGAAGCTGGCCGGCCTGCGCATCAACCCGCGCACGTTCTCCGACAGCCGCTTCAGCTTCGGCGAGAAGCTGTGGCTGATGAACGTGGCTGATGGCAAGGAACGGCCGATCAGCGGCCTGCCGGCCAAGCTGTCGATCGCCAGTGTGATGTGGTCGCCGGACCAGAAGTGGCTGGCCTTCAACCAGGTCGACGCCGCCAGCGGCGCCAACGAACTGTGGCTGGTGGACGTGGCCGGTGGCAGTGCCCGCCGCCTGGTTGCCGGCCTGAACACGGTGATCGGCAGCGGTTACCAGTGGCTGCCGGACAGCCGCGGGCTGGTGGTGTTCACCCGCCCGGCCAACCTCGGCGCCGCCCCGGCCGCCGACGGCATCCCGACTGGACCTGCGGTGCAGCAGACCAGCCAGGGTGGCGGCGTCGTGTCGATCCGCACCTACCAGGACCTGCTGAAGAACGAGGCCGACGCGCGCCAGTTCGATTACTACGCCACCACCCAGCCGCTGGAAGTCAGCCTGAATGGCACCACCCGCGCGATCGGCGCGGCCGGCATCTTCATGGGCTTCTCGGTGTCGCCGGATGGCCGCTTCGTGCTGCGCCAACCGGTGCAGCGTCCGTATTCCTACGTGGTGCCGGTGAGCAGCTTCCCGCGCCGCATCGAAGTGATCGACCGTGCCAGCGGCAAGCTGGTGCACACCGTGGCGGTGCGACCGCTGGTGGAAGGCCTGCCGACCGGCAACGATGCCGAAGTGACCGGCGTGCGTGACATCGGCTGGCGTGGTGATGCCGAAGCGACCCTGGTCTGGGCCGAAGCGCAGGATGGTGGCGACCCGAACAAGGACGCCAAGGTGCGCGATGCGGTGCTGATGCAGGCCGCGCCCTTCGACAAGCCGCCGGTGACGCTGGCCCAGCTTGGCAGCCGCCTGGCCGGCATCAGCTGGGGTCGCGGCGACCTGGCCCTGCTGACCGAATCCTGGTGGAAGACCCGCAGGACCAAGACCTGGCTGATCGCCCCGGACAACGCCAGCGCCGAACCGCGCCTGCTGTGGGACCGCGATGCGCAGGACCGCTATGCCGATCCGGGCCGGCCGCTGCTGGCCAGTGATGAGCGGGGCCGTTCGCTGCTGCAGACCAGCCCCGATGGCAGCAGCCTGTACCTGGCCGGTGCCGGCGCTTCGCCGGAAGGCGACCGTCCGTTCGTGGATCGCTTGGACATCGCCACGGGCAAGGCAACGCGCCTGTTCCACTCGCAGGCGCCGAGCTATTCGCTGCCGGTGGCATTGCTGGACAACCAGGGCAGTTCGCTGCTGCTGAGCCGCGAGAGCCCGGACGAGCCGGCCAACTTCTACGTGCAGTCGCTGGCCGATGCGGCCACCCAGCCGCGCGCATTGACCCACTTCGCCCATCCATTGCCGCAGCTGAAGGGCGTGCAGAAGGAGCAGATCCGCTACAAGCGCAAGGACGGCGTCGACCTGACCGCGACCCTGCTGCTGCCGCCGGGGTACGACCCGAAGCGCGATGGTCCGCGTCCGCTGCTGATGTGGGCCTACCCGGGTGAGTTCAAGAGTGCGGCTGCAGCCAGCCAGGTGACTGATTCGCCGTACCGCTTCAACGCGGTCAGCTACTGGGGCCCGCAGGCGTTCCTGGCCAAGGGCTACGTGGTGCTGGCCAGCCCGTCGATGCCGATCATCGGTGAGGGCGACAAGGAGCCGAACGACACCTATATCGAACAGCTGGTGGCCAACGCGCAGGCGGCCGTGGATGAAGTGGTGCGCCGTGGCGTGACCGATCGCGATCACATCGCCATTGGCGGCCACTCCTACGGTGCATTCATGACGGCCAACCTGCTGGCACACACCCGCCTGTTCAAGGCCGGCATCGCACGCAGCGGCGCCTACAACCGCACGCTCACCCCGTTTGGTTTCCAGGCCGAGGAACGCAATTACTGGCAGGCGCAGGACGTCTACCAGAAGATGGCGCCGTTCAACTACGCCGACAGGATCAAGGATCCGATCCTGTTCATCCACGGCGTGGACGACAACAACTCCGGCACCTTCCCGATCCAGAGCGAGCGCATGTTCGCCGCAGTGAAGGGCCTGGGCGGCACCGCGCGGCTGGTGATGCTGCCGAACGAATCGCACGCCTACCGCGCACGCGAATCGATCATGACCATGCTGGCCGAGAGCGAGCGCTGGCTGGAGCAGACCATCGGTCCGGCCGAGCAGAGCAAGGCGAAGAAGAAGCGCTGA